Proteins encoded in a region of the Pieris brassicae chromosome 3, ilPieBrab1.1, whole genome shotgun sequence genome:
- the LOC123707788 gene encoding craniofacial development protein 2-like: MIRYNLQILGLSEVRRNGFGELRTSKGLTLLYSGKEKEDDDLEYGVAFLLSNSAKKSLLDWKPISDRIIWARFNSRARKISIVQCYAPTNTSAEDIKDDFYNALNATLKGIKKQDIVIVMGDLNAKVGSDNSNCERNMGKHGLGVRNENGERFIEFCQHHDLTIGGTLFIHRDVHKYTWNSPDGSTKNQIDHLAISSKWRSSLLDVRNRRGADIDSDHHLVVAKMRLKIAVARLAGDWWWEEGLTSLNCEILKF, from the coding sequence ATGATAAGATATAATCTACAAATACTTGGTTTAAGTGAAGTGCGTAGAAATGGTTTTGGCGAACTGAGAACGTCCAAAGGCCTAACTCTTCTATACTCCGGGAAGGAAAAGGAGGATGACGACCTTGAATATGGCGTCGCTTTCCTCCTCTCTAATTCCGCAAAGAAAAGTCTTTTGGACTGGAAACCGATCTCAGACCGAATCATTTGGGCCCGCTTCAACTCAAGAGCACGGAAGATCTCCATTGTGCAGTGTTACGCTCCCACCAACACGTCTGCGGAAGACATCAAGGATGACTTTTACAACGCTCTAAATGCCACACTTAAAGGTATTAAGAAACAAGATATTGTGATCGTCATGGGAGACCTTAACGCAAAAGTGGGAAGCGATAACAGTAACTGTGAGCGCAACATGGGCAAACATGGACTCGGAGTACGGAACGAGAATGGTGAACGGTTTATAGAGTTTTGCCAACACCATGACCTGACCATCGGTGGGACACTTTTTATTCATAGagatgtacataagtacacatggAACTCCCCTGATGGCTCCACGAAAAACCAAATTGACCACCTTGCGATCAGTTCGAAGTGGCGCTCGTCACTCCTCGATGTCCGAAACCGAAGAGGCGCTGATATTGACAGCGACCACCATCTGGTTGTAGCCAAAATGCGACTCAAGATTGCAGTTGCGCGACTAGCTGGTGACTGGTGGTGGGAAGAAGGTTTGACGTCACTAAACTGCGAGATCCTGAAATTTTGA